CGACCAGCAAGTCAAAGCAGCCCTTGACCGTTTGCGGCTGTTTCAGGGTGATCTTTCCGTCGCTGATCCAGCGCCGGTCGGCCCGGTCCAGATCGTGGGTGAAGTAGCCCGCAGGACGGCAGAGCGTGCGCCCTTCGATGTCGCTGTCCTGTGCGAAGGGGATCGGGCGGTTCTTGTCCACGAACAACAGGATCAGCATCTCGAACATCGGATCCGAGAAGTGGAAATTCGTGCAGCGATAGTTGTCGGGGGTGCCTGCACAATCGGGTTTGTACCACGGAAACGCCATGTCCATCATCGCGTTGGTCATCAGCGGATCAAGGTGCGAGGACCAGTCATTGACCCAGTGCACCCGGTAATTGTCCCCCGATTGCGAGCTGTGCATGGCGGTGCGTACCACATCGGTGATCAGCCCCTCGTTTTCGAGGCTCTGGTCGGTGAAAGGCGCAAAATCCCCTGCGGTGACGATGTTGATCTGTCGTTCCAGCCTGCGGCGCGAGGGCGCGGTCGCGGCGGTCTGGACCGCCGTTTGTGGCGCCGGAGCCGCCACGTCCAGCCCGACGGGCAAGCCGCCGATACAGCCGAGGCGCAGCGCCATACCGACGCGCAATGTGTTGGGGTCTTGGCCGATCACCGCCAGGTTGTTGCGGTGCACCTCGGTCCAGAGCGACGCGTTCTTGTACTGCCGATCCGCGATGCGCGACAGGCTGTCGCCCCGTTCGACCGTGTAGGTGCCCCCGCAGGCCTGTGCGGCCGCCGGTGCCGCCGTCGCGGCCAGCGCCAGCGCCGCCGCCCCCAAGAATCGTTTCATCGCCTGTTCCCCCAAGCCTGTGTTGCGGCGCAAAATCCCTTATTTTGCTGGGGAACGTCAACTCACAAACCAGATGTTGGGGCAAAGTATATAGGTTGACATGTTTGGCACGCCGACCACCGCATCAGGGATAGGCGATTCCTCGGAACGGTGGGAAATCGCTGTAGCGCGCCTGTCGTTGGGCCAGGGGTTCGTCCGGTGTCGCGCCCCGCCGCAACAGCAGCCCCTTGGGGGCGATGTAGCTGCCGATCATGCGGTGGGGAGTGGGACGCCAGTCCAGATTGAAGGCGCAGAGCTTGGGAAAGAACCACATGCCGGAATAGGGCAGATGGTCGTGAATCCACCACGCCAGGTCGCGCCAATCGCGCCCCTGTTCGTACTGATCCGTGAACCATGGGATCGCCAGTGACGTGCCCGCGATGGCCTGATCCCCCTGCCCCCAGTCCCAGATATGGCATTCGATCGGGTTGTTGTTGCGGGCGCAATTCAGCTTGTTTTCATTGCCGAATTCGTTGAGTTCGGGCGAGCGGTAACCAGATCGGATGGCAAGCCGCCCGAAGGTTTCTTCGAGCGGGTCGAGCAGCTGTGTGCACAGTTCCCTGCCATGGGCGATGGCGCGGTCCGGGTCGCGTGGCAGGTTCTGGACCCGGTGGAAATTGCCGATTTCCGAATAGAGGAAATCACGCATGTAGAAGTGGTGCGACAGCCGCACCCGGCCCAGGTTTTCCAGGCTCCACATGCTGGCGGGGCGTCTCATCCCGGCAGGTCCGCGATCCAGTCAAGCATGCCCTGCACCGCCGCGTCCGTCTGGCCGGGCGAGAGGATGTCGCCCGCGATCACGTGGTTTTGCGGGTCGTCCTGCGGCCCCATGGTCGGGTTGACGGTTTTGGTTGGTGCCCCCCATTGGCCGGCGATATGCGCCGTGATGTCGGGCCGGACGACCTGATCGTCGGTCGCGTACCAGAACAGTGCGGGGATCGTGTGGCCGGTGTGGTCCATGTCCGCCACCGCGTCGATCAGGGCAACCATGGGCATCACCGCGACGCTGGGATATTCGGTGGTCCAGAATTGCCCGTGACGTTCGTTCTGCGGTTCAAAACTGCGGCGCACCCCGGCCAGCGGGGGCAACCAGTAGCGCGCGGCGGGCCAGCTGAGCAGCCTGGCTGCCGGATTGTTCAGCCCGTAATTGGGCGAAACGAGGATCAGCCCCGCGACGTCCTGCATCAGCGTGTCGTCCTGCGCCGTGGCTGTCACCAGCGTGCCGCCTGTGGACGTCGACAGGATCAGCACCTTTTGCCCGGCGATGCGGGCCGCATCGAGCCCTTCGGCCAGGTCGTTGACCCAGCCTTGCACTGTCCCTGTCGCCAGCGCGTCGCCCGGGCGCCCGTGTCCCTGGAGCCGGGTGTAGATCAGGTTGGCGTTCAGCGCCGCGGCGAGGCGGTCGGGGACGGGGCGGATTTCCTCTGACGTGGCGGAGAAGCCGTGCACGTAGAGGATGGCGTAGGTGGTCCGGGTGCCGGGCGTGCCCGCCCAGATGATCCGCTTTTCGGTGCCGGGGGTGATGTCGGTGTACCGTGCTTCGACATCGGCGAAATGGGCGTCCAGGTCGGGGTTGATGCTGGCATTCGTGGGTGTCAGCGGGGCTTGTTCGTAGGGGCCGAAAAGCCAGAGGGCGCCGATGATCAGCGCCAGGATCAGGAGGAAGCGGCCGAGCAATTTGCCGAGTGTTTTCATCGGGTGACGTCCTGGATGGCGGTTTCGATCAGCCCGAGGCAGGGGCCGTCGGAGAAGCGGTGGTCGGCGTCCTTGACCAGCGTGAGCGTCATGTCGGGGCTGTCGGCGTGATTGAGGAGGCGGATGGCGGTATCCGTGGTGACGGCGGTGTCAGCGGTGCCTTGCAGGCAACGGACGGGGAATGGCAGCGGGAGCGGCTCGCGGAGGACGAGGTTTTGGCGGCCGTCTTCGATGAGGCGCCTGGTGATGATGTAGGGGTCCATATAGTCCGAGGGCATGGCGATCCGGCCCTTGGCCTCGAGTTCGGCCTTTTGCGCGTCGGTGAAGCTGGCCCAGTAGCTGTCTTCGGTGAAGTCGGGGGCGGCGGCGATGGTGACAAGGCCCGCGATCCGGTCGGGATGGGCGCGGGCGAAAAGCAGCGATTGCCAGCCGCCCATGGAACTGCCGACAACGATCAGCTTGCCATCTGTCAGCGTGTTCAGCGCGTGCGCCGTGTCCTCGGCCCAGTCGCCGATGCAGCCGTCCTCGAACGTGCCGGAGCTTTGGCCGTGGCCGGAATAGTCGAACCGCAAGAACGCCCTGCCCTGCGCCTTGCACCATGTTTCGAGGTGCACGGCCTTGGTGCCGTCCATGTCGGATTTGAGCCCGCCCAGAAACACGACCCATGGCCCCGTTCCTTCGGTCCGGTGATAGGCCAGCCGCCGCCCGTGCGGCGTGTCCAGAAATTCAGGTCCGGTCATGTCCCCTCCGCCTTGATTTGCGGGATCATCTGCAAGCGGCACGCATCTGTCCATCCTGACGCAAGGTGATTTTTAAACGTGACCATCTTGTCACGTGACTAATGAATCACATATAGAGGCCAGATGGATGATCTGTTCAAAGCCCTGGCCGACCCGGCCCGCCGCACGCTGCTGGATGCGCTGCGCGACCGCGACGGCCAGTCCCTGCAACAGTTGCAGGGGCTGCTGGACATGACCCGGTTCGGGGTCATGAAGCATCTGGGCGTGCTGGAAGAGGCGGGGCTGATCACCACAAAGAAGGTGGGGCGCTTCAAGCACCACTACCTCAACGCCCTGCCCTTGCAGGAAGCGATTGACCGTTGGATCGACCCCTACCGGGTCAAACCTGCGGCACGAGCGGTACTCACCCTCAAAGCTCAGCTTGAAGACGAAGGAGACCCCGAGATGTCCAAACCCGATTTCGTGATGGAGACATATATCAAGACCACGCAGGACCGGCTGTGGGATGCGTTGTCAGACGAAAAGAACGTGGCGCATTACCACTTCATGTGCAGCCACGCGTCGCGTGACGGCGACCGCACAACGTTGCATTTGCCGGACGGTACGGCGCTGATGTCGCAAGTCATGCTGAAATCCGACCCCAAAAGCCGGATGGAAATGACGTTCGAGCCAAACTGGGAAGGTGGTGGTGCGCCAAGCCGGGTTGTGTACCTGATGCGGCCCGAAGGCGCGTTTGTGCGCCTGACGATAGAGCATTATGACCTGACTTTTCCCGTCGTACACGGCGAAGGTGTTGCCGATGGCTGGGTGCGCTGGGCCGCCGGATTGAAAACGTGGCTGGAGACGGGCGAGGACACGCATATCGGTCCCATGGCGGATGTGGAGGGATAAGCGATGCCGACCGAGTTGATCATTCTGGGCGTTCTGGCCCT
This DNA window, taken from uncultured Tateyamaria sp., encodes the following:
- a CDS encoding transporter substrate-binding domain-containing protein, giving the protein MKRFLGAAALALAATAAPAAAQACGGTYTVERGDSLSRIADRQYKNASLWTEVHRNNLAVIGQDPNTLRVGMALRLGCIGGLPVGLDVAAPAPQTAVQTAATAPSRRRLERQINIVTAGDFAPFTDQSLENEGLITDVVRTAMHSSQSGDNYRVHWVNDWSSHLDPLMTNAMMDMAFPWYKPDCAGTPDNYRCTNFHFSDPMFEMLILLFVDKNRPIPFAQDSDIEGRTLCRPAGYFTHDLDRADRRWISDGKITLKQPQTVKGCFDLLVAGEVDAVAMNEFTGRAAIKDLGLKDQVEVVQGRPVSIEGLHVLVHKDHPNADALISTINGGLDAIKLSGAYQQVIDRHMSNIWADF
- a CDS encoding alpha/beta hydrolase — translated: MTGPEFLDTPHGRRLAYHRTEGTGPWVVFLGGLKSDMDGTKAVHLETWCKAQGRAFLRFDYSGHGQSSGTFEDGCIGDWAEDTAHALNTLTDGKLIVVGSSMGGWQSLLFARAHPDRIAGLVTIAAAPDFTEDSYWASFTDAQKAELEAKGRIAMPSDYMDPYIITRRLIEDGRQNLVLREPLPLPFPVRCLQGTADTAVTTDTAIRLLNHADSPDMTLTLVKDADHRFSDGPCLGLIETAIQDVTR
- a CDS encoding alpha/beta fold hydrolase → MKTLGKLLGRFLLILALIIGALWLFGPYEQAPLTPTNASINPDLDAHFADVEARYTDITPGTEKRIIWAGTPGTRTTYAILYVHGFSATSEEIRPVPDRLAAALNANLIYTRLQGHGRPGDALATGTVQGWVNDLAEGLDAARIAGQKVLILSTSTGGTLVTATAQDDTLMQDVAGLILVSPNYGLNNPAARLLSWPAARYWLPPLAGVRRSFEPQNERHGQFWTTEYPSVAVMPMVALIDAVADMDHTGHTIPALFWYATDDQVVRPDITAHIAGQWGAPTKTVNPTMGPQDDPQNHVIAGDILSPGQTDAAVQGMLDWIADLPG
- a CDS encoding helix-turn-helix domain-containing protein, whose protein sequence is MDDLFKALADPARRTLLDALRDRDGQSLQQLQGLLDMTRFGVMKHLGVLEEAGLITTKKVGRFKHHYLNALPLQEAIDRWIDPYRVKPAARAVLTLKAQLEDEGDPEMSKPDFVMETYIKTTQDRLWDALSDEKNVAHYHFMCSHASRDGDRTTLHLPDGTALMSQVMLKSDPKSRMEMTFEPNWEGGGAPSRVVYLMRPEGAFVRLTIEHYDLTFPVVHGEGVADGWVRWAAGLKTWLETGEDTHIGPMADVEG